Below is a genomic region from Ruania alba.
GGTGGCGCCGACATCGTCCAAGCGGGAGCGGTCTGGGGGATCACGCACATGCTGCGGGTCGCGATGGCCGCCCACAGCCGCGACCTGGCGATCAGTCCGGTCGGCCTCACCGCGAACTACGCCGTCGCAGCGGCGGCAGCGGCCGTGCCCAACCACCTCTCCTCCGAGGTGCAGGACCTCGGCAGTCCGGTCGGGTTGACGGTCGCGCAGGAGTTCGTCGACGGCGGCATCGTCCTGGGTGAGGCGCCCGGGGCGGGGATCACGGTCGACGAGACAGCCATTCGCGCCGCCCGTACCTCCGAGGGGTGGCAGGAGCCGGGCGGACCGCACGTGCGGCCACAACGCAGCGGGCTACGCATCGTCGACGGCGGATTGTGGGGAGAGTGATGGAGCAACGACCAGGTCTGCACCGGATCCAAGCACCACTGGGTGAGCGGTTCGTCGCCCTCTACCTGCTCACCGGACCACGAGGAGCCCTGCTCTTCGACACCGGTGTGGAGGAGTCGGTCTCGGGCACGCTCAAGCCCTATCTCGGCGAGATCGGTCTGGACCCGGCCGAGATCCGCTGGGTGATCAGCTCTCACTGCGACTTCGACCACACGGGCGGCAACGGCGCCCTCCGCGAGCTGGCACCGGACGCACAGTTCCTGGCCGGTCGCGCCGACGTCCCGATGACCGAGGACCTCGACCTCCTCATCACCGGTCGATACGGCGAGTTCGCCGCACCGGATGGTTTCGACGACCCGCCCGAGGCCACCCGCGAGATCCGCCGCAGCACCCGGCTCGTCACCGTGGATCAGCCCCTCGACGGCGGCGAGGTGTTCGACCTGGGTGGCGGCCGCCGGGTCGAGGTGATCTCCGCCCCGGGCCACTCCCCGGGCCACCTCGCCCTGTGGGACCCGACCAACAACGCCCTCCTCATCTCCGACGCCGTCCTGGGCGAGAGTGTCCTGACGGCGCAGGGTGAGCCGATCTTCCCACCCACCTATCGCGACACGGTCGCCTACACCGACACCATCACCCGTCTGCGCGCCTACGATGCCGACCTGCTGCTGACGGCGCACTACCCGGTCTACGAGGGGGACGAGGTCGCAGCCTTCCTGCACCGATCGGCCGCCTACGTGGACCGGATCGACGCGGTGGTGGAGCAGCAGCTGGGTGCCGGGGAGGAGCTCACTTCGCTCGAGCTCATCCGTCGCTGCGCCCCGCACCTCGGCCCGTGGACCGAAGCCGCTGCCGAGTATCTGATCTTCCCGATGACCGGCAACCTGGAACGACTCGTGGCCGCCGGGCGCCTACGCGAAGGCACCCGGGACGGCGTGCGCACCTGGAGGTGGACCACATGACGGTTCGGCTCGGGGCGATCGGTGCCGGCTGGTGGGCGACCAGCAATCACTTCCCGATCTTTGCGGCGCGTGAGGATGTCGAACTCGTCGGTGTCTGCGGCAAAGGGCCCGGCCTGGCCCAGGCACGAGAGACATTCGGCTTCGGCTTTGCCACGGAGGATGCCGACGAGCTGCTGGCCGCCGATATCGACGCCGTGGTCATCTCCACCCCGCACGACCTGCACCACCGGTTCGCGGCAGCTGCCCTGGACCGAGGGCTGCACGTGCTGTGCGAGAAGCCGATGACGCTGAATGCGGCGCACGCCTGGGATCTCGCCGAGCGGGCCGAACGTGCCGGAACCATCTTCCTCGTCCCGTACGGCTGGAACTACAAGCCGTTCACCGCGGCCGCCAAGAGAATCCTCGACGCCGGAGACATCGGCGAGATCCAGTACGTGCTGTGCCACATGGCCTCCCCCACCAGAGGGCTGTTCGGTTCGGACCCCACCCACATGCTCGAGCGGTGGAGTTCACAGACCGCACCCGACCCGAGCACCTGGGCTGACCCCGCCCACGGCGGTGGGTACGCGCACGGACAGATCACCCACTCCTCGGCCCTGCTGTTCTGGCTGACCGGCTTGCGTGCCGCCTCGGTGACAGGTCGTGTGACCGGGCCAGGGGCCGCCGTCGACCTGTTCGATGCGGCCGTGGTGCAGTTCGACGGCGGTGCCCTGGGCACCGTCTCGGGTGCCGCCACGCTCGCCGACGGCGACAAGTACCAGCTGGACATTCGCCTGTTCGGTTCCGAGGGGGTGCTGATGATCGACGTCGAGCGGGAGCGTGTCTCACTCAGCCGGTACGACGGGCGCCGCGAGGAGATCCCGATCGCCCCGGACGAGGGCGACTACGAGTGCCTGCTCCCCCCGGCACGTTTCATCGACCTGATCACCGGCTCCAGTACCGAGAACAATTCCGACGCCCACGTGGCTGCCCGGTCGGTCGAGCTGATCGAGTCGCTGCTGCGCTCGGCCGCCGCGGGCGGCGTCGACACCACTGTCCACTGACCTGAGGAAGAGATGATCAACGCTGGATCCCGCGGAGTCCTCGACGGCTACCGCGTCATCGACTGCTCGATCGCCATGGCCGGGCCGTTCGCTGCGCAACGACTGGGCGACCTCGGCGCCGACGTCGTCAAGGTCGAACCCACCTCCGGCGAGTGGCAGCGAGCGGCCGCCGCTGGGGGCGCCCAGGGCAACGAGATCAACGTGTCCTTCCTGAGCCTGAACCGGAACAAGCGCTCGCTGGCGATCGACCTGAAGAGCGAGGACGGTCAGCAGATCGTCCGTGAGCTCGTCGCCGGCGCCGATGTCTTCCTGCAGAACTACCGCCCCGGCGTCGCTGCCCGGCTCGGGCTCGACTATGAAACCCTCGCCGCGATCAACCCCGCCCTCGTCTACGTATCCATCTCTGGCTACGGCGAGGACGGCCCGTACCGGGACCGGCCGGGCCAGGACCTCATCCTCCAGGCGATGAGCGGCGCGATGCTCTCCGCCGGGCGCCACGGCGAACCACCCACGCCGGCCGGGCAGTACCTGGCCGACGCGGTCACCGCATCGACCGCTTTCGAAGGCGTGCTGGCCGCGCTGCTGCACCGGGAGCGCACCGGTGAGGGGCAGTTGGTCACCGTCAACATGCTCGATGCGCTCACCACGTTGCAGATGCAGGAGCTCAGCGTGTACACCGTCGGCGGAGTCCCGCAGCAGCGGGGAGCCGAACCTCACGCGCATGTCTACATCCGCGCTCCGTACGGGATCTTCGAGACCACCGACGGCTACCTGGCACTGGCCTTCGCCGACCTCGACGCCCTCGGCACGATCCTCGGCGAACCCCGGCTGGCCGGGTTGGACGCCGAGACGCATGGCTGGACCCATCGCGACGAGCTGCACACCATCGTGGCCGAGCACCTGCGCGAGCACACCACGCAGCACTGGTTGGACCTGTTGCTCCCCGCCGGGATGTGGGTGGGCCCGGTCTACGGGTACGAGGACCTGGTCGACGATCCCCAGATCCGGCACAACGGCACCTTCGTCGAGTACGACCATCCCACCGAGGGGCATGTGAAGACACCGGGCTTCCCGTACCGGCTGACCAGGACACCCCGCGGATCGACCGGGGCGCACCCCGGGTCGGTGAGCACACGCGGGAGATCCTCGACGAGCTCGGCGTCACTTCCGGGCGTGCGGACCAGCTGCTCGACAGCGGAGTGGTCACCGAACCGGTGGTCACCTCGGTATGACCGACTATGTCGGCCTGACTTGGGATCATCCGCGCGGACGCCACGCCCTGGAGGCGGCCGCACCACGGCTGTCCGGCGGTGACACCCTGCGGTGGGAGGTGCACCCGTTGGAGGGGTTCGAGTCCGCCGCGATCGATGAGCTGGCGAACCGCTACGACATCCTCGTCCTCGACCACCCCCACCTGGGTGATGCGCTGGCCGCGGACTGCCTGCACCCGATCAACACCCTCCTCGACCCCGCGATCCTGCGCCGGGTGGAACGCAGCACCATCGGCGCGAGCGTGAGCTCCTACCGGTGGCACTCGCACCTGTGGGCCCTTCCCCTCGACGCCGCCACGCAGGTGAGTGCCAGGCGGTCCGACACGGTGCCCGACGCCCCACCGGCTGGGATCAGGCGATCGCGCTGGCCGGGACGGCGCGCGTGGCGATGAGTCTCGCCGGACCGCACGCGTTCCTGACGTTCTGCTCGATCGCCGTCTCGCTCGGCGGCGAGGATGCCGGCGTCCCCTTCGGTCGACGCACCGCCCACCAGGCCCTGCAGATCATGACCGACCTCTCGGCGCACCTCCCGGCAGGCACCGAGGAGCTGAACCCGATCGGGTTGCTGGAGCGGATGCGCACCGACGGCGATATCGATTACCTCCCGCTGGTGTACGGGTACGTGAACTACTCCTCGCCCACGCTCTCCTTCGGCCCACCGCCGACGGCTCGCCGCATCGGTTCGACGATCGGCGGCACCGGGATGGCGTTCACCCGCCGGAGCCGCCCCTCCCCGGCACTGCTGGACCACGTGCTGTGGCTGCTCGACGAGCACACCCAACGCACGTTCATCCCCGCCCACGACGGGCAGCCCAGCTCCCGGGCCGCCTGGTCCGACCCGGCCGTCGACGCTGCCGCTCACGGGTTCTACACCGCGACCCGGGCGACGATGGAGGCAGCCTGGGTGCGGCCACGGTTCGCCGGCTACGTCCCCCTGCAGAACCGGGCCTCGGCGATCGTGCGCTCCGTCGTCCGCACCGGGCGACCCACGAGCGAGGCCCTGGACGAGCTCGAGGAACTGTTCGCCCACCAACCGGAGGCATCATGACCGTCACGTCCGACACCGACCACATCGTGGTCGAGGTTCGCGATCGGGTGGCTACCGTGCGACTGAACAGACCGCACAAGCTCAACGCCGTCACCCAGGAGATGAGCGACCACCTCATCCGGATCATCGCCGGCATCAATGACGACCCCGCCATCCTGGCCGTCGTCTACACCGGCACCGGACGGGCCTTCTGCGCCGGCAGCGACATCTCCACCCTCGATCAGTACGCCACGCCGTGGCAGTTCCGGAACCGGCGTGACTACTGCGACGCCCTGCGCGAGTGCCGCAAACCGGTGATCGCGGCAGTGAACGGTTATGCCTTCGGGGGCGGGCTGGAAGCAGCACTGACCTGCGACATCCGGCTCGCCGCCGAGTCGGCGACGTTCGCGGCACCGGAGGTCACGCTCGGCTGGATCGGCGGCGGCGGCATGTCCCCGCTGCTCGCAAGCTCGATCGGTCCGAGCAATGCGGCCACCATGCTGATGACCGGGGACCCCATCGACGCCTCGCAGGCGCTCGCCTGGGGGTTGATCAGCCAGCACCTCCCCGCCGACGAACTGCTCGGCCGAGCCCAGGAGCTGGCGACAAGGATCGCCACGCGTCCACCGATCGCCGTCGAGACCGCGAAGGCGAACCTCCGGGCGGCACAGAACCTCCCGCTCGACCAGGCCATCGCCTACGAACGCGAGCTGCAGGCCATCACCTTCGCCACCGACGACGCCGCCGAGGGACGCGCCGCCTTCGCACAGAAGCGACCGGGCACTTTCCACGGACGCTGACATCAGGAGACGATGAACTCATGACGTGGATCCCACCGGTCGCCGACATCCTGCCCGAAGACTCCTCCGACGCCGCGCTGGTCGGGCGCGCCTGGCTCCCGGAGGCGTCCGGCCCCGCGATCGTGACCCTGCGGGACTCCGAGGTGCACGATCTCTCGGCAACCTTTCCCACGATGCGTGACCTCGCCGAGCAGCCCGACCCTGCGGTCGCCGTCCGCGAGGCCACCGGGACGCCGATCGGTGCGCTCACCACCATCTGGACCAACACCGACCCCGACCTGCGCGACCCCTCCCGCCCCTGGTTGCTCTCCCCGATCGACCTGCAGGTGATCAAGGCCGCGGGCGTCACGTTCCCGGCGTCGATGCTCGAGAGGATCATCGAAGAACGCGCTCGCGGTGATGCCGCGAGCGCCGAGAGCATCCGCTCGACCATCATGGACGCCATCGGCGGCGACATCGCCGACCTCGTCCCCGGCTCCCCCGCGGCCGCCCGCCTCAAGGACGTCCTCCTCGAGGCGGGACTGTGGAGCCAGTATCTCGAGGTCGGCATCGGCCCGGACGCCGAGATCTTCACCAAGGCACCCGTCCTGGCCTCGGTGGGGCCCGGCACCGATGTCGGAGTACTGGCCGAGTCGGAGTGGAACAACCCCGAACCGGAAGTGGTGCTGCTGGTCGCCTCCACCGGCACCATCGTCGGCGCCGCCCTCGGCAACGATGTGAACCTGCGCGACGTCGAAGGACGGTCGGCCCTGCTGCTGGGCCGGGCGAAGGACAACAACGCCTCGGCATCGGTGGGCCCGTTCATCCGGCTCTTCGACGCAGGCTTCACCCTGGACCACGTCCGCCACGAGACGGTGTCCCTCACCGTCACCGGCGAGGACGGTTTCCGGATGACCGCCAGCTCGGACATGACCCAGATCAGCCGCGACCCCGCCGACCTGGTCCGCCAGACAGCCGGCGATCATCACAGCTACCCCGACGGCTTCGCCCTCTACCTGGGCACCATGTTCGCCCCGACCGAGGACCGTGATCTCCCGGGGCAGGGTTTCACCCACCACCCCGGAGACATCGTCCGGATCAGTTCGCCCCGGCTCGGCGCACTCGTCAACCGTGTCCGGCACAGCCAGCGTGTGCCACCGTGGGAGTTCGGGATCGGTGCCCTCGTCTCCTCCCTTGCCCAGCGAGACCTCATCGGAAGGACCACGCGATGACCACCCTGTCCAGCACGGACCCCCGTACCGGCGTCGACACCGCCACCCCGCTCACCCCCGCCACTGCCGAGCAGGTCCAGACGGTCGCCGCCCGGGCAGCCGACGCCTTCGGTGACCTCCGTGGCCGGAGCCGTCCGTGGCGTGCCGGGCTCTTGCGGGCCATGGCGGACGGGCTCGAGAACGACCGCGAGGCACTGGTCACGACGGCTATGAGCGAGACGGGCCTGCCGCAGGCCCGGCTGGATGGAGAGCTGAGCCGCAGCACCTTCCAGCTCCGGCTCTTCGCCGACGTCGTCATCGAGGGCGGCTACCTCGAGGCGATCATCGACCACGCGGCCGACACCCCGCTCGGCCCGGGTCCCGACGTCCGGCGCATGCTCGTGCCCATCGGACCGGTCGCCGTCTTCGGCGCCAGCAACTTCCCGTTCGCGTTCTCCGTGGCCGGCGGTGACACCGCGTCGGCACTCGCCGCCGGGAACCCCGTGGTGGCCAAGGCACACCCCTCCCACCTGCTCACCTCCCAGCGCTCCTACGAGAGCCTCGCGGCAGCCGCGGCTGCCTACGGCGCTCCCGAGGGGACCATCGGGCTCGTCCACGGCCAGCAGGCCGGTGCGGACCTGGTGCGCGACCCGCAGATCGCTGCCGTCGGGTTCACCGGGGCGCTGGCCACCGGCAAGATCCTGCAGTCGTTGATCGATGAACGGTCCACCCCGATCCCGTTCTACGGAGAGCTGTCCAGCCTCAACCCGCTCGTGGTGACCACCGGTGCGCTCGCCGAGCGGGGCGAGCAGATCGCCGACGGTCTGTACACCTCCTTCACCGGGTCGGCGGGGCAGCTGTGCACCAAGCCGGGCGTCGCGTTCGTGCCGGAGGGCGAGACCGGGGACGCGCTCGTCGCCGCCCTGGTCTCCCGCGGCGAGGCCGCCACGCCGCAGACCCTGCTGAACGCCCGCATCCACGACAGCTTCGACGAGATCCGCACCCGCCTGATCAACGACGGCAACGCGCGGAGCCTGCTTGCGCCGCACGCGGGCGAGGAGGGCTTCTCCCGTACCCCTGCTGTGCTGGAGATCGACGCCGACGCCGTGACGCCCGACGTCGCCGAGGAGGCGTTCGGCCCGCTGATCGTGCTGGTCCGGTACCGCGACTTGGACCAGGTCCGCACCGCCTTGGCGGCCGTGCCCGACTCACTGACCGCGACCATCCACGCCGGCGGCGGTGAGGACGACGAGCGGGTGGCGTTGACCGCGGTCGTGCGGGACGCCGTCGGGCGGATCGTCTACGACGGCTACCCCACCGGCGTGCGCGTGTCCTGGGGGATGCACCACGGTGGCCCGTGGCCGGCGACGAACACTCAGCACACCTCGGTGGGCGCCACCGCCATCCGTCGCTTCCTCCGCCCGCTCGCTTGGCAGGGCGCGCCGCAGGAGGTCCTGCCGGAGGAACTGCGTGACGGCCCGGTGGATATCCCACGCCGGGTCGACGGCGAGCTCCAGCTCGCTGAGGGCTGAGGCGGCCCGGGGCCGAACTGACCGGGTGCTCAGTCCTCGCCCAGGAACAGCTCCACCACCGGCACCGCGAGTTCCGGGCGCACGGCCGGCAGCTGCAGAGTGAGAGTTCCCGCCGGCTGCTCGCCGGGGGTGATGTGGTCGAGCTGGTGGTTCGCATCCGTGCGCGTGCCGCCGGCCAGGCGGGTCTGCACCTGGGACCCGTCGTGCAGGAAGCGCGCGAACTGCACCGTTCCCGGCAGGTCGCGCAGGTGCACGTGCTTGAGCGGCCAGTGCAGCAGATGCACGTAGATCCTGTTCTCCCGTCGGGTGAGCACGGTCCCGGGTGCAGGGGTGGCGTCGCCCGGCCCGGCACCCACGATCGCCGCGCGGTGCAGATCCATCCACCCCGCCAGCTCACGCAACGAGGCGGCGTCATTCGGCGTGATCGCACCGCGCCCGTCGGGTCCGATGTTCAGCAGCATGTTGCCGTTCTTGGACACGATCTCGATCAGGGTCCGGATCAGCAGGTCGGGCGACTTGAGGTTCCGGTTCTCGCGGTCGTACCCCCACGCCCCGTTCATGGTGTGGCAGGCCTCCCAGGGCACCAGGACGCCGTCGGCCATCATCGGTGCGTCCGGCAGGTACTGCTCCGGGGTGACCAGATCACCTGGAATGCCCAACCGGTCGTTCACCACTGCCTCTGGCTGCAGCTCACGCGTCATCGCGAGCAGACCGGCCGAGTCCCAGTCGTCGGGACCCTTCCCGGCCCAGCCGTCCTGTTCCCAGGGGTAGGTGAAGTCGTAGAAGACGTAGTCGATCTGTCCGTACCCGGTGAGCAGCTCCCGCACCTGGCCGTGCAGGAACTGCCGGTAGGTGCCCATGTCCCGGCCCTCGTTCAGCGCGGCCGCGTCCGGACGGTCACGCAGCGGGTGCTGGAAGTCGATCGTGAAGTGCGGGTGATGCCAGTCGATCAGCGAGTAGTACAGGCCCACGCGCAGCCCGTGCCGCCGGCACGCCTCGACCGTCTCGGCCACGAAGTCCCGCCCGAGGAAGGCGGCCGAGCTGTAGTCGCTGAGCCGGGTGTCGTACATCGCGAAGCCGTCGTGATGCTTGGCGGTCAGCACGAGGTAGCCCATTCCCGCGTCCTTGGCGGCCTGGGCGAGAGCGTCGGCATCGAATCGGTCGGGATCGAAGTACCGGGCGAGCCTCTCGTACTCGCCCGGGTCGATCCGCTCGTTGGTCATCACCCACTCATGCCGGGCCAGAGTCGAGTAGACCCCGGAATGGACGAACATGCCGAACCGGTCGTGGGTGAACCACGCCGGGACCATGCCGGCCATCAGAACAGGCTCGTCTTCGCCACGCGCCGTGCCAGCCAGTTGGCCAGCACCAGCATGATGACGGCGATGACGGACTTGAACAGGCCGATGGCCGCGGCGTAGGAGTACTGCGGGATCGAGGACGCGAAGGCGACGTTGTAGGAGTAGGTGTCGATCACCTCGGAGACGTCGAGGTTCAACGGCGTCTGCATCAGCAGCACCTTCTCGAAGCCGACCGAGAGCATCGAGCCCATGTTCAGGATCAGCAGGGTGACCATCACCGGCAGGATCCCCGGGAGGTCGATGTGCCAGATGCGACGCACGATCGAGGCACCGTCCACCTTCGCCGCCTCGTGCAGCTGTGGATCGATGCCGGCCAGCGCCGCGAGATAGATGATCGCCGAGTAGCCCAGGGTCTGCCAGGCCCCGGACCAGACGTAGGTGTGCCGGAAGAAGCTGGAGCTGAGGAAGTCGGTCGACTCGCCGCCCATCCCGACGATTACCTGGTTGACGATGCCCCCGCTGGGGGAGAACAGCATGATGATGATGCCCACCACCACGACGGTGGAGATGAAGTAGGGGGCGTAGGTGATCATCTGCACGGTGCGCTTGAACTTCATGTTGCGCACCACGTTGAGCAGCAGCGCCAGGACGATCGGCAGCGGGAAGAGAGCGATCAGCTCGTAGAAGTTCAGCACCAGGGAGTTCCTGATCACCGCGCCGAACTGGAAGGAGGTGACGAACTGTTCGATGTACTTCAGCCCGGCCCAGGGGCTGCCGTTGATGCCGAGGGCAACGCTGAAGTCCTTGAACGCCATCTGCAGGCCGTACAACGGGGCCCACATGAACAGGATCCCGTAGACGAACGGCGGAAGCAGCAGCACGTACAGGCGCCAGGATCGCTTCAGGCGGAGGCTGAGCGGGTATTGATGCTTCTTCATCGGCCTCCGGTTCACGGGGGCCTGCGCCGACGCCCGCGGGGCGGGCGGTGCGGTGGTCGTCGGTGACGTCATCCTTCAGGCTCCCTGGCTCACTTGAGCGATCCGATCAGCGCACCCTTGGTGAAGTGCTTCTGGACGAACGGGTAGGCGATCATGGGCGGGATCATCGCGACCACGATCAGGGCGTACTTGAGCTTGTCGAAGAGTTCCTTGCGCCGGATCAGTTCGGAGACGTCGCCGCCGATCATGGACGGGTCCACCTGGCTCTGGGTGAGGATGTCGCGAAGCACCAGCTGTAGGGGGAAGAGCGTGTCGTCCGAGAGGTACAGGAGGGCGTTGAACCAGCCGTTCCACTGCGTGATCGCGTAGAACAGCACGTTCACGGCGATGATCGGCTTGCTCAGCGGGAGTGCCATCCTGAAGAAGAACCGGAAGTCGGTGGCGCCGTCCACCTGTGCTGCCTCGAGCATCTCCTTCGGGATGTTCATCCGGTAGAACGTCATCGTGATGATCATGTTGAAGACGTTCAGCACGCCAGGCAGAACCACCGCCCAGATCGAGTCCATCAGCCCCAGAGCGTTCACGATCATGTAGGTCGGGATGATCCCGGCGCTGAAGAGGAACGGAATCAGGAAGAAGAACATCAGGGACCGCCGGAACGGCAGGTCGTCGCGCGAGAGCACGTAGCCGGCCAGCAAGGTCAGGAATGTCCCGATGGCTGATCCCAGCACGGTGTAGAGCACCGAGTTGAGGAAACCTCGCACCAACCTGGGCGAGCCGAGCACCTCGGCGTACGCGTCGACGTTG
It encodes:
- a CDS encoding enolase C-terminal domain-like protein, translated to MTDTLSTGRTTPALMLDANESWNVKQAVRYVSALEEHIDLTWVEEPLRRWDTVGHARLSQSIKAAVATGENLTGLEWYRPLLDAGGADIVQAGAVWGITHMLRVAMAAHSRDLAISPVGLTANYAVAAAAAAVPNHLSSEVQDLGSPVGLTVAQEFVDGGIVLGEAPGAGITVDETAIRAARTSEGWQEPGGPHVRPQRSGLRIVDGGLWGE
- a CDS encoding MBL fold metallo-hydrolase; translation: MEQRPGLHRIQAPLGERFVALYLLTGPRGALLFDTGVEESVSGTLKPYLGEIGLDPAEIRWVISSHCDFDHTGGNGALRELAPDAQFLAGRADVPMTEDLDLLITGRYGEFAAPDGFDDPPEATREIRRSTRLVTVDQPLDGGEVFDLGGGRRVEVISAPGHSPGHLALWDPTNNALLISDAVLGESVLTAQGEPIFPPTYRDTVAYTDTITRLRAYDADLLLTAHYPVYEGDEVAAFLHRSAAYVDRIDAVVEQQLGAGEELTSLELIRRCAPHLGPWTEAAAEYLIFPMTGNLERLVAAGRLREGTRDGVRTWRWTT
- a CDS encoding Gfo/Idh/MocA family protein; amino-acid sequence: MTVRLGAIGAGWWATSNHFPIFAAREDVELVGVCGKGPGLAQARETFGFGFATEDADELLAADIDAVVISTPHDLHHRFAAAALDRGLHVLCEKPMTLNAAHAWDLAERAERAGTIFLVPYGWNYKPFTAAAKRILDAGDIGEIQYVLCHMASPTRGLFGSDPTHMLERWSSQTAPDPSTWADPAHGGGYAHGQITHSSALLFWLTGLRAASVTGRVTGPGAAVDLFDAAVVQFDGGALGTVSGAATLADGDKYQLDIRLFGSEGVLMIDVERERVSLSRYDGRREEIPIAPDEGDYECLLPPARFIDLITGSSTENNSDAHVAARSVELIESLLRSAAAGGVDTTVH
- a CDS encoding CaiB/BaiF CoA transferase family protein, encoding MINAGSRGVLDGYRVIDCSIAMAGPFAAQRLGDLGADVVKVEPTSGEWQRAAAAGGAQGNEINVSFLSLNRNKRSLAIDLKSEDGQQIVRELVAGADVFLQNYRPGVAARLGLDYETLAAINPALVYVSISGYGEDGPYRDRPGQDLILQAMSGAMLSAGRHGEPPTPAGQYLADAVTASTAFEGVLAALLHRERTGEGQLVTVNMLDALTTLQMQELSVYTVGGVPQQRGAEPHAHVYIRAPYGIFETTDGYLALAFADLDALGTILGEPRLAGLDAETHGWTHRDELHTIVAEHLREHTTQHWLDLLLPAGMWVGPVYGYEDLVDDPQIRHNGTFVEYDHPTEGHVKTPGFPYRLTRTPRGSTGAHPGSVSTRGRSSTSSASLPGVRTSCSTAEWSPNRWSPRYDRLCRPDLGSSARTPRPGGGRTTAVRR
- a CDS encoding enoyl-CoA hydratase/isomerase family protein encodes the protein MTVTSDTDHIVVEVRDRVATVRLNRPHKLNAVTQEMSDHLIRIIAGINDDPAILAVVYTGTGRAFCAGSDISTLDQYATPWQFRNRRDYCDALRECRKPVIAAVNGYAFGGGLEAALTCDIRLAAESATFAAPEVTLGWIGGGGMSPLLASSIGPSNAATMLMTGDPIDASQALAWGLISQHLPADELLGRAQELATRIATRPPIAVETAKANLRAAQNLPLDQAIAYERELQAITFATDDAAEGRAAFAQKRPGTFHGR
- a CDS encoding fumarylacetoacetate hydrolase family protein; the protein is MTWIPPVADILPEDSSDAALVGRAWLPEASGPAIVTLRDSEVHDLSATFPTMRDLAEQPDPAVAVREATGTPIGALTTIWTNTDPDLRDPSRPWLLSPIDLQVIKAAGVTFPASMLERIIEERARGDAASAESIRSTIMDAIGGDIADLVPGSPAAARLKDVLLEAGLWSQYLEVGIGPDAEIFTKAPVLASVGPGTDVGVLAESEWNNPEPEVVLLVASTGTIVGAALGNDVNLRDVEGRSALLLGRAKDNNASASVGPFIRLFDAGFTLDHVRHETVSLTVTGEDGFRMTASSDMTQISRDPADLVRQTAGDHHSYPDGFALYLGTMFAPTEDRDLPGQGFTHHPGDIVRISSPRLGALVNRVRHSQRVPPWEFGIGALVSSLAQRDLIGRTTR
- a CDS encoding aldehyde dehydrogenase (NADP(+)) produces the protein MTTLSSTDPRTGVDTATPLTPATAEQVQTVAARAADAFGDLRGRSRPWRAGLLRAMADGLENDREALVTTAMSETGLPQARLDGELSRSTFQLRLFADVVIEGGYLEAIIDHAADTPLGPGPDVRRMLVPIGPVAVFGASNFPFAFSVAGGDTASALAAGNPVVAKAHPSHLLTSQRSYESLAAAAAAYGAPEGTIGLVHGQQAGADLVRDPQIAAVGFTGALATGKILQSLIDERSTPIPFYGELSSLNPLVVTTGALAERGEQIADGLYTSFTGSAGQLCTKPGVAFVPEGETGDALVAALVSRGEAATPQTLLNARIHDSFDEIRTRLINDGNARSLLAPHAGEEGFSRTPAVLEIDADAVTPDVAEEAFGPLIVLVRYRDLDQVRTALAAVPDSLTATIHAGGGEDDERVALTAVVRDAVGRIVYDGYPTGVRVSWGMHHGGPWPATNTQHTSVGATAIRRFLRPLAWQGAPQEVLPEELRDGPVDIPRRVDGELQLAEG
- a CDS encoding alpha-L-fucosidase, whose translation is MAGMVPAWFTHDRFGMFVHSGVYSTLARHEWVMTNERIDPGEYERLARYFDPDRFDADALAQAAKDAGMGYLVLTAKHHDGFAMYDTRLSDYSSAAFLGRDFVAETVEACRRHGLRVGLYYSLIDWHHPHFTIDFQHPLRDRPDAAALNEGRDMGTYRQFLHGQVRELLTGYGQIDYVFYDFTYPWEQDGWAGKGPDDWDSAGLLAMTRELQPEAVVNDRLGIPGDLVTPEQYLPDAPMMADGVLVPWEACHTMNGAWGYDRENRNLKSPDLLIRTLIEIVSKNGNMLLNIGPDGRGAITPNDAASLRELAGWMDLHRAAIVGAGPGDATPAPGTVLTRRENRIYVHLLHWPLKHVHLRDLPGTVQFARFLHDGSQVQTRLAGGTRTDANHQLDHITPGEQPAGTLTLQLPAVRPELAVPVVELFLGED
- a CDS encoding ABC transporter permease, with the translated sequence MTSPTTTAPPAPRASAQAPVNRRPMKKHQYPLSLRLKRSWRLYVLLLPPFVYGILFMWAPLYGLQMAFKDFSVALGINGSPWAGLKYIEQFVTSFQFGAVIRNSLVLNFYELIALFPLPIVLALLLNVVRNMKFKRTVQMITYAPYFISTVVVVGIIIMLFSPSGGIVNQVIVGMGGESTDFLSSSFFRHTYVWSGAWQTLGYSAIIYLAALAGIDPQLHEAAKVDGASIVRRIWHIDLPGILPVMVTLLILNMGSMLSVGFEKVLLMQTPLNLDVSEVIDTYSYNVAFASSIPQYSYAAAIGLFKSVIAVIMLVLANWLARRVAKTSLF
- a CDS encoding carbohydrate ABC transporter permease, giving the protein MARARRMRYSGGDAAFMVTTYILLAVFTLSVLYPLIFVLSASVSSADALTRGDVWFWPVGINVDAYAEVLGSPRLVRGFLNSVLYTVLGSAIGTFLTLLAGYVLSRDDLPFRRSLMFFFLIPFLFSAGIIPTYMIVNALGLMDSIWAVVLPGVLNVFNMIITMTFYRMNIPKEMLEAAQVDGATDFRFFFRMALPLSKPIIAVNVLFYAITQWNGWFNALLYLSDDTLFPLQLVLRDILTQSQVDPSMIGGDVSELIRRKELFDKLKYALIVVAMIPPMIAYPFVQKHFTKGALIGSLK